AAACACCAACCCCATAATCTACTCTATAAATCCATGTATGACTGTGAGACGGATGGTGGATACTGCAGGGTGAACAGCACAACGTTTGGATGCACAGGAGCTGTCTGCCTCTCATGGGTCCTTGTCTCTCTAATGCCAGATTATGTATTAATGAGTGTGTCTGTGCCAGGATTGATTTTCCACCAGGGTTAATCCCCACTGAGGACAGGCTTATCCTGGTGGAATCATCACTCCACCTTGCCTGACTGTCTCGTCTCTGACACCCAAATTAGGACTCATAATCCAATAAGGTGTTGTTGTGAAAACATTGTCTGCAGACTCATATTGAGGAAAAATGCCAAATTACTTACTTCCAATGAAAGCGCTGTTTTGGATTAAGACTTCAACGTGTATCACTTGATGGACGACCAGTGAAAGCTGAAACAACACGGTTAGTTGATTGATGGCACCTGCTCCTCCTCAGAGGAAATCAGTTGAAGCCATGGGCATGGATGGGCTGCTCAAGCACTTACATGTGGCTTTTTGCCTGGAAAAGGATAGAAGGGGGGGTCACGGAGAGATTGCTGCCAACCATCTGCGTACAGAGGGGCCCTGCCAACCGTCAGTCCCTTTTTAAACCAGGGTTTGAGAAGACACACAATGTCTCCAAATTAAACATGCAAGCTTGTTAAAGCCACAATCAGCAACAGTCTTTGGGAAGCTCCAGCAACAGTCACGTACTCATCCAGTCACTCTTATTGTTTAGTGCCCTATCAATGCTTTTGAAGCTATTGTAGTGAATGAGCTACACAATCAAGAAGAAAGTAAACTATTCTTACTGAATATGTATTGCACTGGTTAGAGAATTCCATTTTACTACAATTCCCAGTTGCCTTGTCTACGTGTGGGTTAGGTCAGGTATCTACACTTGCCCGTCTTCAGAGAGCACATGGGCCACATTGCTGCAATGGGCCAGCATAGCTACAATCTTAGACATGCGAAAGTGTAGCTACTCGAGCTCAACCTATGATGCTACCCAATCCATATCCAGTAGGTCATCACAGGTTATTTCAAAGGAACTTTCTGGCCCACAAAGGAGAGAGGTGGGATCTCCTGATAAGCAGCAGCCTGGCGAGTAACATCCAAGACGGGGGTCCGATGTGCTGCTGTGCCCATGCTGCTGGCATCAGTGTGGGTGCCAACCCGGTGCAGCACACGGGCTGAGGGCCGGTGGTGGAGGGCCAGCTGCCTGGAGCTGTAGCCACACATCCCGATCCCCACAGCCCCCAGCAGCATAGCCATGCCAGGCATGGTCTTCTCAGCTTGAGGTGTCATAGGCATATTATGGTAGGCTTGGGTCTGAAAGGAGAGAAAAGTTAGAGCTGCCTGCATAAAATAAGTGACGCATGATATGCTCATCTCCACGACTGCCCCATTCGACCCTCCCACCAATTCTGTAGAGATTAAAAACCCATCTTTTCTCATTTACTAAATTGTGGTGTATCGGCATCTTTTGACAAACAAAAACCTCATCTATCTTGCGACATGGACAATTTCCTCCTTTACGGGGCTCTTGACAATTATGAAGAACATAGAGGAGCAAATAATAGAAGGCTTCATAGTTTCTAATGGAGTTGTGTCATAGTCTGTTAAGAGGCCATTACTGTGGCTCACTCATCCACTTCCCATTTCTACTTACAATGCAATGGACCGTGACAGCTTGGATTTCTCCATTGTTAGTGTTAAACACAACTACTACTGAGCTAAAATATAAACAGTTCAATAATCACTGGGACAGCAACCTGGAAATATCTCCTAATTGTGTTTTGTGAGTATATCATACTTAGTGGTATATTTCATCATCTtgtcatgaagaattttgatgCACTGTTTGAGCTGCCTCTTTTAATAAAACTGAGCATAATTATAAAAACTTTACACTTTAGCATATCAAATATTCAAAGTGATGTCTTCTAACACTTTATTCTACCTCATAAGTTGTGATTGAGATGGAGCATGGTAAAAACACTGCAATCTACACAGTAAATCCAAAACATTTGGCaggttttttccttttttaaaatttattattC
This region of Odontesthes bonariensis isolate fOdoBon6 chromosome 17, fOdoBon6.hap1, whole genome shotgun sequence genomic DNA includes:
- the LOC142366138 gene encoding uncharacterized protein LOC142366138 — its product is MFFRIPRLTPGYIRLLQTQAYHNMPMTPQAEKTMPGMAMLLGAVGIGMCGYSSRQLALHHRPSARVLHRVGTHTDASSMGTAAHRTPVLDVTRQAAAYQEIPPLSFVGQKVPLK